The Candidatus Krumholzibacteriia bacterium region GGCCCTCGATGATCTCGGTGCGCACCTCTTCGTACTCCGAGGGGTTCACCGCGCCCTGCGATTCGCGTCCACGCAGGTTGATGAAGATGCTGCCCAGGCCCAGACAATAGGCCTTGGTCCGGCTCCAGTCGACGTTCTTGAAGAATCGGTCCTCGGGGTCGAGGAAGTCCTCGAGCCGCTGGTAGTTGCCGTCCTCGTCGGCCAACCCCTGACCCTTCAGGGCCATGTAGCCGTTCTTCACCAGCCAGGTGTTCAGGTTCACGCCTCGACGGAAGCTGTGGAAGCCGTGGTCGCTGATCACCATGAGCATGGTGTCGTCGTCGACGTAGCGATCCATGATCTCGCCGACGATGCGGTCCATCTCGGTGTAGGCCCACTCCACGCGGTCGCCGTACTCCTCGGCCAGTGCCGGCGAGTAGTAGGGGTGATCCTCGTCGGTGGCGCGGTACATCATGTGCTGCATGCGGTCGGTGAACATGAACACGCCCAGGAACATGTCCCAGTCTCCGCGCTCGAGTTCGCCGTACATCACACGGCGCCGATTCTCGAGCGTGAACTCGAGATCCTCGACGAAGGTCCCGTAG contains the following coding sequences:
- a CDS encoding alkaline phosphatase family protein — protein: YGTFVEDLEFTLENRRRVMYGELERGDWDMFLGVFMFTDRMQHMMYRATDEDHPYYSPALAEEYGDRVEWAYTEMDRIVGEIMDRYVDDDTMLMVISDHGFHSFRRGVNLNTWLVKNGYMALKGQGLADEDGNYQRLEDFLDPEDRFFKNVDWSRTKAYCLGLGSIFINLRGRESQGAVNPSEYEEVRTEIIEGLKALRDPTDPDRTVVVNVYKREDIFAGPQLPKSPDLFVGFDSDYRISWQTSAGGIPPKIFEDNLNNWSGDHCSVAPDQTAGIFASTHGFARDSRSIMDVGPTALRALGLNVPDDYEGVALQEATAEAR